In Bacillus toyonensis BCT-7112, a single window of DNA contains:
- a CDS encoding ABC transporter ATP-binding protein, translated as MTLAIEMKDVMKSFNEKTALRNVNIEVKQGEIFGFLGPSGSGKTTTVKILTSQLLHSVGTVRVLGKDITGPSSIDYKRIGILTDNSGLYERLSIYDNLLLFCDLYDCKKERIDEVLAQVNLLDDKKTLVKKLSKGMKQRVTLARAILHKPDILFLDEPTSALDPVNVQNIHKILKDLNKEGTTIFLTTHNMEEAETLCNRIAFLCGGEIVALDTPENLRLQYAKDQIQVVLKDKQKEVVQKDELGAKRISEWMKKGELLSIHSHEPTLGDIFIEVTGRGL; from the coding sequence ATGACATTGGCAATTGAAATGAAAGATGTAATGAAAAGTTTCAACGAAAAAACGGCACTTCGAAATGTAAATATTGAGGTGAAGCAAGGAGAAATTTTCGGATTCCTCGGACCGAGTGGATCTGGTAAAACAACAACAGTAAAAATATTAACTTCTCAATTACTTCATAGTGTTGGAACAGTAAGAGTATTAGGGAAAGACATTACAGGACCAAGTAGCATCGATTATAAACGAATTGGTATTTTAACAGACAACAGCGGCTTATATGAAAGACTTAGCATTTATGATAACTTACTATTATTTTGCGACTTATACGATTGCAAAAAAGAACGAATCGATGAAGTGCTAGCACAAGTGAATCTATTAGATGATAAAAAAACATTAGTAAAGAAACTATCAAAGGGAATGAAGCAGCGCGTCACACTAGCGAGAGCGATCCTTCATAAACCAGATATCCTCTTTTTAGACGAACCAACATCCGCACTCGATCCAGTTAACGTACAAAACATTCATAAAATCTTAAAAGACTTAAATAAAGAAGGAACGACGATTTTCTTAACGACGCACAATATGGAAGAAGCAGAAACGCTTTGTAACCGTATCGCCTTTCTATGCGGCGGAGAAATTGTAGCGCTTGATACACCAGAAAACCTTCGCTTACAATACGCGAAAGATCAAATACAAGTCGTATTAAAAGATAAGCAAAAAGAAGTCGTGCAAAAAGATGAATTAGGTGCAAAACGTATTTCAGAATGGATGAAAAAAGGTGAATTACTATCTATTCATTCACACGAGCCAACATTAGGCGATATCTTTATTGAAGTTACTGGGAGGGGATTATAA
- the nuoN gene encoding NADH-quinone oxidoreductase subunit NuoN, which produces MDTLLSLSWHLMLPEFIILGFAILLSIGDLFFKLNHRYVALSAIAAVILAIVSLITLYGEPAGDILNGSFVLDGFSKGFKTLLLGGAALILCTAMSDDKKNPIEDKGEYYYLFLMALLGAMFMASSVDFITLFVGLELLSLSSYVLVGIRKRNRASNEAAMKYVINGGIGTAITLFGMSYLYGITGSTNIVDMQKVFTGELTSGIQLLLALAFLLLLVGLSFKIATVPFHMWAPDVYEGAATPVTAFLGTISKIAGFLLIIRLFLMIFASVSVQGDMESLYGRMSIYIAVLASITMIIGNVVALKQYNVKRLFAYSGIAHAGYLLVPLVALSPFTMDSMWFYMLAYMLMNIGAFAIIHGLILQSDKENITIFTGLYNRSPFTAIVMTIFILSLAGIPGTAGFIGKINIFLGALHVEPAHYVLASIMMGTTVISFVYYFRILQQMFFRTGEVEEKIRLPLNIKVVMSLCAISIVILGIMPMIGYNFFYEYFPLMKDFFFLGNVVQ; this is translated from the coding sequence ATGGATACGTTACTGAGCTTATCATGGCATCTCATGTTGCCAGAATTCATTATTCTCGGGTTTGCCATCCTTCTTTCCATAGGTGATTTGTTTTTTAAGCTGAACCATAGGTATGTGGCGCTTAGTGCAATCGCTGCTGTCATATTAGCAATTGTGTCATTAATTACGCTATACGGCGAACCAGCAGGAGATATTTTAAATGGATCGTTTGTGTTAGATGGATTTTCAAAAGGGTTTAAAACGTTGTTATTAGGCGGAGCGGCCCTCATCTTATGCACCGCAATGAGCGATGACAAGAAAAATCCAATTGAAGATAAGGGAGAATATTATTACTTATTTTTAATGGCCCTTCTTGGGGCGATGTTCATGGCTTCTAGTGTTGATTTTATTACACTTTTCGTCGGTTTAGAGCTACTATCACTTTCTTCCTATGTTTTAGTAGGAATACGAAAAAGGAACCGTGCATCAAATGAAGCGGCAATGAAATATGTCATTAATGGAGGAATTGGAACGGCGATTACGCTCTTTGGAATGAGTTATTTATACGGTATTACAGGCTCAACCAATATTGTGGATATGCAAAAAGTATTCACCGGGGAGCTAACTAGTGGTATTCAGCTATTGTTAGCTCTCGCATTTCTACTATTGCTCGTTGGGCTCTCGTTTAAAATTGCAACAGTGCCGTTTCATATGTGGGCACCCGATGTGTATGAAGGGGCGGCTACACCTGTTACTGCTTTCCTTGGAACGATTTCTAAAATTGCGGGGTTCCTACTCATTATTCGTCTGTTCCTTATGATTTTTGCAAGTGTATCGGTGCAAGGAGACATGGAATCTTTATACGGGCGTATGAGTATATATATTGCGGTTCTAGCAAGTATTACGATGATTATCGGAAATGTAGTCGCACTAAAGCAATATAACGTAAAACGCCTATTTGCTTATTCAGGAATCGCGCATGCGGGGTATTTACTCGTTCCACTTGTGGCATTATCACCATTTACGATGGATAGCATGTGGTTTTACATGCTTGCCTATATGCTTATGAATATAGGCGCATTTGCAATTATCCACGGCTTAATCTTACAAAGCGACAAAGAAAATATCACTATTTTCACCGGATTATATAACAGGTCGCCATTTACAGCGATAGTAATGACGATTTTTATTTTATCGTTGGCCGGGATACCAGGAACAGCTGGTTTCATCGGGAAAATTAACATCTTTTTAGGTGCACTTCATGTAGAGCCAGCTCATTACGTACTAGCTTCTATTATGATGGGTACGACAGTCATTTCATTCGTATATTATTTCCGTATTTTACAGCAAATGTTTTTCCGGACGGGAGAAGTAGAAGAGAAAATTCGGTTGCCATTAAATATAAAGGTTGTTATGAGTCTTTGTGCAATTTCGATTGTAATACTAGGGATTATGCCGATGATTGGATACAATTTCTTTTATGAATATTTTCCATTAATGAAAGATTTCTTCTTCTTGGGGAACGTGGTACAATAG
- a CDS encoding LytTR family transcriptional regulator DNA-binding domain-containing protein has translation MALLELKQLGKTNQLPAIELEVEKGQCVVLQCNNHTAKVLHRIIIGEEEASTGNVLFGGEAIGKKNYSRIGFCFLKDEAYDRLKVKEYFKFLLGLYESKISIEEVVQYVGLLDKLNVKIEKLSFSEKRRLHIGRVMIHNPDLVILEEPEQNVDTESTIIIRKAIMKMKEKGKAIFITSSFLSDALSLTEDVYILNNDGVKKVEIEQEEAEEVDEEKVVQMIPQMKLERIPAKVNDKIILLDPMEIHFIETQNGVTHIHVREGDFVCALTLSELETRLTGFGFFRCHRSYLVNLQRVREVITWTRNSFSLILDDERKSSIPLSKGRMDELKGVIGL, from the coding sequence ATGGCGCTACTGGAGTTGAAACAATTAGGGAAGACGAACCAGTTACCGGCAATTGAGCTAGAGGTTGAGAAAGGACAATGTGTTGTTTTGCAATGTAATAACCATACAGCTAAAGTTTTGCATCGCATCATTATTGGTGAGGAAGAAGCTTCAACTGGCAATGTGCTATTTGGAGGCGAAGCGATTGGAAAGAAAAATTATTCCCGCATCGGTTTTTGTTTTTTGAAAGATGAAGCATATGATCGTTTGAAGGTGAAGGAATACTTTAAATTTTTGTTAGGGCTTTATGAATCAAAGATAAGTATAGAAGAAGTAGTACAATATGTCGGTCTCTTAGATAAGTTAAACGTGAAAATAGAAAAATTATCATTTTCAGAGAAACGTCGCCTTCATATTGGGCGAGTTATGATTCATAATCCGGATTTAGTTATTTTGGAAGAGCCGGAGCAAAATGTAGATACAGAAAGTACGATTATTATTCGAAAAGCAATTATGAAAATGAAAGAGAAAGGAAAGGCGATCTTTATTACGTCCTCTTTCCTATCAGACGCTCTTTCGTTAACAGAAGATGTATACATATTAAACAACGATGGTGTGAAAAAGGTCGAAATCGAGCAAGAAGAGGCGGAAGAAGTTGATGAAGAAAAAGTCGTTCAAATGATTCCGCAGATGAAATTAGAAAGAATACCAGCGAAGGTGAACGATAAAATCATTTTACTTGATCCGATGGAAATTCATTTCATTGAAACACAAAATGGAGTGACACATATTCATGTGCGTGAAGGTGATTTCGTATGTGCATTAACATTAAGTGAACTAGAAACGAGATTAACAGGATTCGGTTTCTTTAGATGTCATCGTTCGTACCTCGTTAATTTACAACGAGTACGAGAAGTTATTACTTGGACACGGAACAGTTTTAGTTTAATTTTGGATGACGAAAGAAAAAGTTCAATTCCGCTTTCAAAAGGACGAATGGATGAATTAAAAGGTGTAATTGGGCTATAA
- a CDS encoding NADH-quinone oxidoreductase subunit J yields MNGEFVAFFILSLSAIIGGVLMLNLTKVMHMMLALVLTFLSIAGLYFLLSAEFIGVAQILLYSGAITIIMIFGIMLTKHNAENESRLTLRKWIIFFAVVAFGAVMYFAVNSIDFSNESTQGSLPLHEKNTLQIGTLLYSKYIIPFELTSVILLVALVGAIILAKKDEKEEDSNE; encoded by the coding sequence ATGAATGGCGAGTTTGTAGCATTCTTTATACTATCCTTGTCTGCAATTATCGGTGGTGTTCTCATGTTGAACTTAACGAAAGTAATGCATATGATGCTAGCTCTCGTTCTGACATTTCTCAGCATTGCAGGTTTGTACTTTCTTTTATCGGCCGAGTTTATCGGAGTTGCACAAATATTACTTTACTCTGGTGCAATCACAATTATTATGATTTTTGGCATTATGTTAACGAAACATAATGCGGAAAATGAATCACGTCTTACTCTTCGAAAATGGATTATCTTCTTTGCAGTTGTAGCATTTGGGGCAGTTATGTATTTCGCTGTTAATAGTATCGATTTTTCAAATGAAAGCACACAAGGAAGTTTACCTCTCCATGAAAAAAACACACTTCAAATCGGTACACTTCTCTATTCGAAATACATTATTCCATTTGAGTTAACCTCGGTTATTTTACTTGTAGCACTTGTTGGCGCGATTATACTTGCGAAGAAGGATGAGAAAGAGGAGGATTCCAATGAGTAG
- the nuoK gene encoding NADH-quinone oxidoreductase subunit NuoK, giving the protein MSSVPASAYLTLAIILFCIGLFGALTKRNTVIVLVCIELMLNASNLNLVAFSKLGLFPNLTGQIFSLFTMAVAAAEAAVGLAILIALYRNRTTVHVDEMDTLKG; this is encoded by the coding sequence ATGAGTAGCGTTCCAGCTTCTGCGTATTTAACACTTGCGATTATTTTGTTTTGCATCGGTTTATTTGGAGCTTTAACGAAGCGAAACACAGTAATCGTATTAGTTTGTATCGAATTAATGCTAAATGCTTCCAATTTAAATTTAGTGGCGTTTAGTAAATTAGGTTTGTTCCCGAATTTAACAGGGCAAATCTTCTCGCTGTTTACGATGGCTGTAGCGGCAGCGGAGGCGGCGGTAGGGCTCGCCATTTTAATTGCTTTGTATCGTAATCGCACGACAGTTCATGTAGATGAAATGGATACGCTTAAAGGATAG
- a CDS encoding DUF1146 family protein, with amino-acid sequence MAQLLGQQALIAIVSHLLFITITWWALQGIHIERLMKAGKVLQTRVLLILITIAIGTSVSNFFLDYLGYSKSLTYLVK; translated from the coding sequence TTGGCACAACTTTTAGGGCAACAAGCACTGATTGCCATCGTTTCGCATTTATTGTTTATTACCATTACGTGGTGGGCCTTACAAGGTATTCACATCGAGCGTTTAATGAAAGCTGGAAAAGTGTTGCAGACGAGGGTATTACTCATCCTAATTACAATTGCAATTGGGACATCTGTAAGTAACTTTTTCCTTGATTATTTAGGCTATTCGAAGAGTTTAACGTATTTAGTAAAGTAA
- the spoIID gene encoding stage II sporulation protein D, whose translation MKFSKPFFIIVVLLIALVIIVPAALVIPFAKAKIGEEAASKTPPAIESIPAPGKVDTAVQVAVYRDQQKKVETLPVEEYVTGVVASEMNASFEIEALKAQALAARTFVVQRMLSGEKKNNADVVDTVKDQVYKSKEELKKQWGNNYENNLKKIEEAVSKTAGQVLTYEGKPISASFFSTSNGRTENAADYWGNDYPYLKSVDSPWDQASPKFTSEQTFTVADFQKRLGVKVLADGKVGNIKDLTEGKRVKDVAFQGKTLTGKQVREKLDLRSSDFTWKQEGNKIIVTTKGFGHGVGMSQYGANGMAAEGKKYTDIVAHYYKGVEIKTMNDYEGKLMVKK comes from the coding sequence ATGAAATTTTCAAAGCCATTTTTCATTATAGTAGTGCTTTTAATAGCGCTCGTTATCATTGTACCCGCTGCTCTTGTAATTCCGTTTGCGAAAGCAAAAATAGGAGAAGAAGCAGCTTCTAAAACTCCTCCAGCGATAGAAAGTATACCAGCTCCAGGGAAAGTGGATACAGCAGTTCAAGTTGCTGTATATCGCGACCAACAGAAGAAGGTAGAAACATTACCTGTGGAGGAATATGTGACCGGTGTAGTAGCTTCTGAGATGAATGCCAGTTTTGAAATAGAGGCGCTAAAGGCACAGGCATTAGCAGCAAGAACATTCGTGGTGCAGCGTATGCTAAGTGGAGAAAAGAAAAACAATGCAGATGTGGTAGATACGGTGAAAGATCAAGTGTACAAAAGCAAAGAGGAATTGAAAAAACAATGGGGCAATAACTACGAAAACAATTTAAAGAAAATCGAGGAAGCCGTTTCTAAAACCGCAGGACAAGTTTTAACGTATGAGGGAAAACCGATTTCAGCGTCTTTCTTCTCAACGAGTAACGGCCGAACAGAGAATGCAGCTGATTATTGGGGAAATGATTATCCGTATTTGAAAAGTGTAGATAGCCCGTGGGATCAAGCCTCTCCAAAGTTTACAAGCGAGCAAACGTTCACAGTAGCTGATTTTCAAAAACGTCTCGGTGTGAAAGTGCTAGCGGATGGAAAGGTTGGAAATATTAAAGATCTTACGGAGGGTAAAAGAGTAAAGGATGTAGCGTTCCAAGGGAAAACATTAACAGGAAAACAAGTTCGTGAAAAGTTAGATTTGCGCTCTTCTGATTTTACATGGAAACAAGAGGGCAATAAAATCATTGTCACGACGAAAGGCTTCGGTCATGGTGTTGGCATGAGTCAATACGGTGCGAATGGTATGGCAGCGGAAGGTAAGAAATATACAGATATCGTCGCTCATTATTATAAAGGCGTTGAAATAAAAACGATGAATGATTATGAGGGAAAACTGATGGTGAAGAAGTAG
- a CDS encoding NADH-quinone oxidoreductase subunit M yields MNDLLLTFFIFSPLLGILLLVLTPKKESRTVRALGLFGTALPFGIATVLACTYASGKSLSLFDEKVKWIKFGDFAAVDKRWFSIYYELGIDGLSLVMMVLTALLAMLAAIAAFSIKRNLKAFYMLLLMLEIGMLGVFAAKNLMLFFIFFEITLPPMFLLIGKWGKLSSEKAAYSYLIYNGIGSAILLIVFSILFAKTGTTNIAALKEILTGVSAGGGQIVPSSIQLGVFIAIMIAFAIKLPIFPLHRWMVNVHIEAHPAVVMLHAGVLLKIGAYGMIRFGKGLFPEYFREFATLIAILGVINLLYGAFLALIQTDFRKVLAYSSISHMGIVLMGLAALNAPGTQGALFQVVSHGLIAALLFFLLGVIEQRFGTSDITALGGLAKSVPILSGFFLAGGMASLGLPGMSGFVSEFLAFLGLFQGEPVIAAVGVLGIILTAVYVLRATLQVTFGKKEWEAKTDIHGWEYVPVLLLIFCIIAIGVMPEILGDPLQNTLKTLGVK; encoded by the coding sequence ATGAATGATTTGTTGTTGACGTTCTTCATTTTCTCCCCACTTTTAGGGATTCTATTACTTGTATTAACACCGAAAAAAGAATCGCGTACAGTACGAGCGCTCGGTTTATTTGGGACGGCGCTTCCATTTGGGATAGCTACCGTCCTCGCTTGTACATATGCTTCTGGAAAGAGTCTATCGCTATTTGATGAAAAAGTGAAATGGATTAAATTTGGTGATTTTGCAGCGGTGGATAAAAGATGGTTTTCTATTTATTACGAGCTTGGAATTGATGGTTTGTCACTTGTAATGATGGTGCTGACAGCCCTTCTAGCGATGCTTGCAGCAATTGCAGCGTTTTCCATTAAAAGAAATTTAAAAGCATTTTATATGCTATTGCTCATGCTAGAAATAGGGATGCTCGGTGTCTTCGCTGCTAAAAATTTAATGTTGTTCTTTATTTTCTTTGAAATTACACTGCCACCAATGTTTTTATTAATTGGCAAGTGGGGGAAATTGTCGAGTGAAAAGGCTGCATATAGTTATTTAATATATAACGGCATTGGATCAGCTATTTTGCTCATCGTTTTCTCGATTTTGTTCGCGAAAACAGGTACGACAAATATTGCGGCATTGAAAGAGATATTAACAGGTGTAAGTGCTGGGGGAGGACAGATCGTCCCGAGTAGCATACAGCTTGGTGTATTTATTGCTATAATGATTGCCTTTGCAATTAAACTACCTATTTTCCCGTTGCATCGCTGGATGGTCAATGTGCATATTGAAGCGCACCCTGCTGTAGTTATGCTTCATGCAGGCGTTTTGCTAAAGATTGGAGCGTACGGGATGATTCGCTTCGGGAAGGGGCTATTCCCAGAATACTTTCGCGAGTTTGCCACGCTAATTGCGATTTTAGGAGTAATCAACTTATTGTACGGTGCCTTTTTAGCGCTCATCCAAACGGATTTTAGGAAGGTGCTTGCCTACTCTAGTATTTCGCATATGGGAATTGTTTTAATGGGGCTTGCGGCACTTAATGCACCAGGTACACAAGGGGCGCTATTCCAAGTTGTTTCGCACGGTTTAATTGCAGCCTTGCTCTTCTTCTTGCTTGGTGTTATAGAACAGCGCTTTGGCACGTCGGATATTACAGCGCTTGGTGGACTCGCAAAAAGTGTCCCAATACTTAGCGGCTTCTTCCTAGCAGGAGGAATGGCATCGCTTGGACTACCGGGGATGTCTGGATTTGTGAGTGAGTTTCTTGCCTTTCTCGGCTTATTCCAAGGAGAGCCAGTCATTGCTGCAGTCGGTGTACTTGGGATTATTTTAACCGCTGTGTACGTATTAAGAGCGACACTCCAAGTAACATTTGGTAAGAAAGAGTGGGAAGCGAAAACTGATATACACGGATGGGAGTACGTCCCGGTCCTATTGCTTATCTTCTGTATTATTGCCATTGGAGTAATGCCAGAAATACTAGGGGATCCGCTTCAAAATACATTGAAAACATTGGGGGTGAAGTAG
- the murA gene encoding UDP-N-acetylglucosamine 1-carboxyvinyltransferase, giving the protein MEKIIVRGGKRLNGTVRVEGAKNAVLPIIAAALLASDGKNVLSEVPVLSDVYTINEVLRHLNAEVVFENNQVTIDASKELNIEAPFEYVRKMRASVQVMGPLLARNGRARIALPGGCAIGSRPIDQHLKGFEAMGAKVQVGNGFVEAYVEGELKGAKIYLDFPSVGATENIMSAATLAKGTTILENAAKEPEIVDLANFLNAMGAKVRGAGTGTIRIEGVEKLYGGNHSIIPDRIEAGTFMVAAAITGGDILIENAVPEHLRSITAKMEEMGVKIIEENEGVRVIGPDKLKAVDIKTMPHPGFPTDMQSQMMALLLQADGTSMITETVFENRFMHVEEFRRMNADIKIEGRSVIMNGPNSLQGAEVGATDLRAAAALILAGLVSEGYTRVTELKHLDRGYVDFHKKLAALGATIERVNEKVEEVKEQEVSDLHA; this is encoded by the coding sequence TTGGAAAAGATCATCGTCCGTGGCGGAAAGCGGTTAAACGGCACAGTGCGTGTTGAGGGCGCAAAAAATGCTGTATTACCTATAATCGCTGCAGCCCTATTAGCGAGTGATGGAAAGAATGTACTATCTGAAGTACCAGTTTTGTCTGATGTATACACAATTAATGAGGTATTACGTCATTTAAATGCTGAAGTCGTATTTGAAAATAACCAAGTAACAATCGATGCTTCTAAAGAACTAAACATTGAAGCACCATTTGAATATGTACGTAAAATGCGTGCATCTGTTCAAGTAATGGGACCATTATTAGCACGTAACGGTCGTGCTCGTATTGCACTTCCAGGTGGATGTGCAATTGGTTCACGTCCAATTGACCAACATTTAAAAGGCTTCGAAGCAATGGGAGCAAAAGTACAGGTTGGTAACGGTTTTGTTGAGGCATACGTTGAGGGAGAACTAAAAGGAGCTAAAATTTATTTAGACTTCCCAAGCGTGGGCGCGACAGAAAACATTATGTCTGCAGCTACATTAGCAAAAGGGACAACAATCCTTGAAAATGCAGCGAAAGAACCAGAAATCGTTGACTTAGCTAACTTCTTAAATGCGATGGGAGCGAAAGTACGCGGAGCTGGAACTGGAACGATTCGTATCGAAGGCGTTGAGAAATTATATGGTGGAAACCACTCTATTATTCCTGACCGTATTGAAGCGGGAACATTCATGGTTGCAGCAGCAATTACTGGTGGAGACATCTTAATTGAAAATGCTGTTCCAGAACATTTACGCTCAATTACAGCGAAGATGGAAGAAATGGGTGTTAAAATTATTGAGGAAAATGAAGGTGTACGTGTTATCGGCCCAGATAAGCTAAAAGCGGTTGATATTAAAACTATGCCTCACCCAGGTTTCCCAACAGACATGCAATCACAAATGATGGCATTATTACTACAAGCTGATGGAACAAGTATGATTACAGAAACGGTATTCGAAAACCGCTTTATGCACGTTGAAGAATTCCGTCGTATGAATGCTGATATTAAAATCGAAGGTCGTTCTGTTATTATGAACGGTCCAAACAGCTTACAAGGTGCTGAAGTAGGTGCAACTGATTTACGTGCAGCTGCAGCATTAATCTTAGCTGGTTTAGTATCAGAAGGTTACACTCGTGTAACTGAATTAAAGCATCTTGACCGTGGTTATGTAGACTTCCATAAGAAATTAGCTGCATTAGGTGCAACTATTGAACGTGTAAACGAAAAAGTAGAAGAAGTGAAAGAACAAGAAGTTTCTGATCTTCACGCTTAA
- the nuoH gene encoding NADH-quinone oxidoreductase subunit NuoH — protein MIETLLQSPSSWTNFFIFFGLAVLLLFAVLGFVTYGILAERKVMGFMQGRIGPNQVGGRFGLLQTVADVLKLLLKEDSIPKAADKPLFILAPVIAFAPAFMVLAVIPFTDKFQFADIGVGLLYYIAVSGITTIGVVTGGWASNNKYSLLGGMRAAAQMISYEIPLVMSVIGIVLLAGSLNLNEIVAAQEKVWYIFVQPIGFVVFLIAAVAELNRTPFDLPEAESELVSGYHTEYSGFRWAFFMLSEYVYFFGMASLITVLFLGGWNPVMFLGFIPGAVWFALKFSSVVFLLIWFRVTFPRIRGDQLMEFGWKVLLPIALANIFLTALIKELFF, from the coding sequence ATGATTGAGACGCTCTTACAATCACCTTCAAGCTGGACGAATTTCTTCATTTTTTTCGGATTAGCAGTGCTTCTACTATTTGCAGTCCTTGGCTTCGTTACATATGGTATTTTGGCAGAACGGAAAGTGATGGGATTTATGCAAGGCCGGATTGGGCCAAACCAAGTTGGAGGGCGGTTCGGTTTACTGCAAACGGTAGCTGATGTTTTGAAACTATTATTGAAAGAAGATAGTATTCCGAAAGCTGCAGATAAACCGTTGTTCATATTAGCACCTGTCATTGCATTTGCGCCAGCATTTATGGTACTTGCGGTTATCCCGTTTACCGATAAATTTCAGTTCGCGGATATTGGTGTCGGATTGCTGTATTACATTGCTGTTTCTGGGATTACGACAATTGGTGTCGTAACTGGGGGATGGGCATCAAATAATAAATATTCCCTTTTAGGAGGGATGCGCGCGGCGGCGCAAATGATTTCTTATGAAATTCCGCTCGTAATGAGCGTAATTGGTATCGTTTTGTTAGCTGGTAGCTTGAATCTAAATGAAATTGTAGCGGCGCAGGAGAAAGTTTGGTACATTTTCGTACAGCCAATTGGATTCGTCGTTTTCTTAATCGCAGCAGTAGCAGAGTTAAATAGGACGCCGTTTGATTTACCAGAAGCGGAGTCAGAACTTGTTTCTGGATATCATACGGAATACTCAGGTTTTCGCTGGGCGTTTTTCATGCTTTCAGAGTATGTATATTTCTTCGGAATGGCCTCTTTAATTACAGTACTTTTTTTAGGCGGCTGGAACCCAGTTATGTTTCTTGGATTTATTCCAGGTGCTGTATGGTTTGCTTTGAAATTTAGCAGTGTAGTCTTTCTATTAATTTGGTTCCGCGTTACGTTCCCGCGTATAAGGGGTGACCAGTTAATGGAGTTTGGCTGGAAAGTATTATTACCAATCGCACTTGCAAATATTTTCTTAACGGCATTGATTAAGGAGCTATTCTTCTAA
- the nuoI gene encoding NADH-quinone oxidoreductase subunit NuoI — protein sequence MKGLFKGLKYTLSNLSKKKVTYDYPNQPLPLPDRFRGIQKFYPEKCIVCNQCSNICPTDCIQLTGKKHPDPTKKGKIIDTYDINFEICILCDLCTEVCPTEAIVMTNNFELAAYSRDDLFKNLQWLDENDENVRKENKA from the coding sequence ATGAAAGGGTTATTTAAAGGTTTAAAATATACGCTGAGTAATTTGAGTAAGAAAAAGGTGACGTATGATTATCCAAATCAGCCGTTGCCATTGCCAGATCGCTTTAGAGGGATTCAAAAGTTTTATCCTGAGAAATGTATTGTTTGTAATCAGTGTTCTAACATTTGTCCGACAGATTGCATTCAATTGACGGGAAAGAAACATCCTGACCCTACGAAAAAAGGGAAAATTATTGATACGTATGATATTAATTTTGAAATTTGTATACTTTGCGATTTATGTACAGAAGTTTGCCCGACAGAGGCAATTGTTATGACAAATAACTTTGAACTCGCAGCATATTCACGTGATGATTTATTTAAAAATTTGCAGTGGCTCGACGAAAACGATGAAAACGTCAGGAAGGAGAATAAAGCATGA
- a CDS encoding YwmB family TATA-box binding protein, whose amino-acid sequence MKLKAILIVALSVVFFLVGYREMKPISDEQKMENMIKALEKNDAKVEKWSWLARETKTISNIHTFQKLLNDVKGKANIQKWDLEQSPDGYKATSYKKFASYEERVVVTWSKENTKENTFIIFEVSGAKWDPKHVQKMNKIFNEKPIIYTCVQGVLNDKIEGVLQNKTNQVLKDLSARAIEQVEERAFVSVSAYNKKWDDALSTNREKINVQIAIRSTNNKDTIVVGTPIITSEY is encoded by the coding sequence TTGAAGCTTAAAGCCATTCTTATTGTTGCGTTGAGTGTTGTTTTCTTTTTGGTTGGATATAGAGAGATGAAACCGATAAGCGATGAACAGAAAATGGAGAACATGATTAAGGCTTTAGAGAAAAATGATGCTAAAGTGGAGAAATGGTCATGGTTAGCGCGAGAAACAAAAACAATTTCTAACATACATACGTTTCAAAAATTGTTAAACGATGTGAAGGGGAAGGCAAATATTCAAAAATGGGACTTAGAGCAATCTCCAGATGGATATAAAGCTACATCCTATAAAAAGTTTGCTTCATATGAAGAACGAGTAGTAGTAACTTGGAGTAAGGAAAATACTAAAGAAAACACTTTCATTATTTTTGAAGTAAGTGGGGCGAAATGGGACCCGAAGCATGTTCAGAAAATGAATAAAATTTTTAATGAAAAACCTATAATTTACACTTGTGTTCAAGGTGTACTGAATGATAAGATTGAAGGTGTTTTGCAAAATAAAACCAATCAGGTTTTGAAAGATCTTTCAGCAAGAGCGATCGAACAAGTAGAAGAAAGAGCATTTGTGTCAGTCTCCGCATACAATAAAAAGTGGGATGACGCTCTTTCAACAAATAGAGAGAAAATAAATGTGCAAATAGCAATACGTTCTACAAACAACAAAGATACAATTGTGGTTGGCACACCGATCATAACTTCTGAGTATTGA